A genomic region of Trifolium pratense cultivar HEN17-A07 linkage group LG3, ARS_RC_1.1, whole genome shotgun sequence contains the following coding sequences:
- the LOC123918564 gene encoding probable serine/threonine-protein kinase PBL9 isoform X2 — translation MGISIVSAMGVCLRNHVKAESPIAPINSGLNSKSVNVSTENISSPCCKVPDDLSSSSKTGAPAELVLVPRTIRGEEEILQSSNLKSFTSTELKAATRNFHVDSVLGDDGIGSVFKGWIDEHSTSAAKPGKGIVVAVKRLNHDGFKGHNDLLAEANYLGQLSHPHLVKLIGYCLEDENSFMVFELMPRGSLENHLFIRGSYFQPLSWNLRLKVAFGAAKGLAFLHSAETKATYRDFKTSNVLLDSNYNAKLSNFGLPKGGTAVDKSHVSNKLTYGYAAPEYLATGNHSAKSDVYSFGVVLLEILSGRRVVDKNRPQRQHNLVEWAKPYLSNKRKILRVLDNRLEGQYELEDVYKVAILSLRCLSIEAKLRPNMDEVVTNLEQLQVPNVNNQNRLRRRSTDDVPRVRTAAAYPQRATSMLCT, via the exons ATGGGAATTAGTATTGTTTCTGCCATGGGAGTTTGTTTGCGCAACCACGTCAAGGCTGAGAGCCCAATAGCCCCAATCAATTCAG GGTTAAATTCAAAGAGTGTGAATGTCAGTACAGAAAATATCAGTAGCCCATGTTGTAAGGTTCCTGATGATCTCAGTAGCTCAAGTAAGACTGGAGCACCAGCGGAATTGGTATTGGTCCCTCGGACTATTCGTGGTGAGGAGGAGATCTTGCAATCCTCCAATTTGAAGAGCTTTACTTCTACAGAACTTAAGGCTGCAACCAGAAATTTTCATGTAGACAGTGTGTTAGGAGATGATGGTATTGGATCTGTTTTTAAGGGTTGGATTGATGAACACTCAACTTCTGCTGCCAAACCTGGCAAAGGCATTGTTGTTGCTGTCAAAAGACTTAATCATGATGGCTTCAAAGGTCATAACGATTTGTTG GCTGAAGCCAACTATCTAGGCCAGCTTTCACATCCTCATCTAGTGAAATTGATTGGATATTGCCTTGAAGATGAAAACAGCTTCATGGTCTTTGAACTTATGCCACGTGGCAGCTTGGAGAATCACTTATTCATAA GAGGCTCATATTTTCAACCTCTTTCTTGGAACCTCCGTTTGAAGGTTGCTTTTGGTGCTGCAAAAGGCCTTGCATTTCTTCACAGTGCTGAAACAAAAGCGACATACCGTGATTTCAAGACTTCAAATGTCTTGCTAGATTCA AATTATAATGCAAAACTATCAAATTTTGGGCTGCCAAAGGGCGGGACTGCGGTTGATAAAAGTCATGTCTCCAACAAGCTAACCTACGGATATGCAGCTCCAGAATACCTGGCCACTG GTAATCACAGTGCTAAGAGTGATGTCTATAGTTTTGGAGTTGTCCTATTGGAAATATTATCAGGAAGGAGAGTTGTTGACAAGAATAGACCACAAAGACAACACAATTTGGTGGAATGGGCTAAGCCTTATCTATCCAACAAGCGCAAGATTTTACGCGTGTTGGATAATCGTCTTGAAGGCCAATATGAATTAGAAGATGTGTATAAGGTTGCTATACTCTCCCTACGGTGCCTTTCAATAGAAGCCAAGTTGAGACCAAACATGGACGAGGTTGTTACAAATTTGGAGCAGTTGCAGGTTCCAAATGTAAATAATCAGAATCGTTTACGTAGAAGAAGTACCGATGATGTTCCCCGTGTTAGAACAGCCGCAGCTTATCCCCAACGCGCTACTTCTATGCTTTGTACATGA
- the LOC123918564 gene encoding probable serine/threonine-protein kinase PBL9 isoform X1: protein MGISIVSAMGVCLRNHVKAESPIAPINSVSGLNSKSVNVSTENISSPCCKVPDDLSSSSKTGAPAELVLVPRTIRGEEEILQSSNLKSFTSTELKAATRNFHVDSVLGDDGIGSVFKGWIDEHSTSAAKPGKGIVVAVKRLNHDGFKGHNDLLAEANYLGQLSHPHLVKLIGYCLEDENSFMVFELMPRGSLENHLFIRGSYFQPLSWNLRLKVAFGAAKGLAFLHSAETKATYRDFKTSNVLLDSNYNAKLSNFGLPKGGTAVDKSHVSNKLTYGYAAPEYLATGNHSAKSDVYSFGVVLLEILSGRRVVDKNRPQRQHNLVEWAKPYLSNKRKILRVLDNRLEGQYELEDVYKVAILSLRCLSIEAKLRPNMDEVVTNLEQLQVPNVNNQNRLRRRSTDDVPRVRTAAAYPQRATSMLCT from the exons ATGGGAATTAGTATTGTTTCTGCCATGGGAGTTTGTTTGCGCAACCACGTCAAGGCTGAGAGCCCAATAGCCCCAATCAATTCAG TTTCAGGGTTAAATTCAAAGAGTGTGAATGTCAGTACAGAAAATATCAGTAGCCCATGTTGTAAGGTTCCTGATGATCTCAGTAGCTCAAGTAAGACTGGAGCACCAGCGGAATTGGTATTGGTCCCTCGGACTATTCGTGGTGAGGAGGAGATCTTGCAATCCTCCAATTTGAAGAGCTTTACTTCTACAGAACTTAAGGCTGCAACCAGAAATTTTCATGTAGACAGTGTGTTAGGAGATGATGGTATTGGATCTGTTTTTAAGGGTTGGATTGATGAACACTCAACTTCTGCTGCCAAACCTGGCAAAGGCATTGTTGTTGCTGTCAAAAGACTTAATCATGATGGCTTCAAAGGTCATAACGATTTGTTG GCTGAAGCCAACTATCTAGGCCAGCTTTCACATCCTCATCTAGTGAAATTGATTGGATATTGCCTTGAAGATGAAAACAGCTTCATGGTCTTTGAACTTATGCCACGTGGCAGCTTGGAGAATCACTTATTCATAA GAGGCTCATATTTTCAACCTCTTTCTTGGAACCTCCGTTTGAAGGTTGCTTTTGGTGCTGCAAAAGGCCTTGCATTTCTTCACAGTGCTGAAACAAAAGCGACATACCGTGATTTCAAGACTTCAAATGTCTTGCTAGATTCA AATTATAATGCAAAACTATCAAATTTTGGGCTGCCAAAGGGCGGGACTGCGGTTGATAAAAGTCATGTCTCCAACAAGCTAACCTACGGATATGCAGCTCCAGAATACCTGGCCACTG GTAATCACAGTGCTAAGAGTGATGTCTATAGTTTTGGAGTTGTCCTATTGGAAATATTATCAGGAAGGAGAGTTGTTGACAAGAATAGACCACAAAGACAACACAATTTGGTGGAATGGGCTAAGCCTTATCTATCCAACAAGCGCAAGATTTTACGCGTGTTGGATAATCGTCTTGAAGGCCAATATGAATTAGAAGATGTGTATAAGGTTGCTATACTCTCCCTACGGTGCCTTTCAATAGAAGCCAAGTTGAGACCAAACATGGACGAGGTTGTTACAAATTTGGAGCAGTTGCAGGTTCCAAATGTAAATAATCAGAATCGTTTACGTAGAAGAAGTACCGATGATGTTCCCCGTGTTAGAACAGCCGCAGCTTATCCCCAACGCGCTACTTCTATGCTTTGTACATGA
- the LOC123918563 gene encoding mitochondrial import inner membrane translocase subunit Tim9-like, with amino-acid sequence MDKSMIAGMESLSEEDKRMATMIEQLQIRDSLRMYNNLVERCFHDCVDTFKHKSLQKQEETCVRRCAEKFLKHSMRVGMRFAELNQGAATQD; translated from the exons atggACAAAAGCATGATTGCTGGTATGGAATCTCTTTCGGAAGAAGATAAAAGAATGGCCACAATGATCGAACAGCTCCAGATCCGTGACag CCTGAGAATGTATAATAACTTGGTGGAGAGATGCTTTCATGATTGCGTTGATACGTTTAAGCATAAATCCCTGCAAAAGCAAGAGGAGACTTGTGTTCGAAGATGTGCAGAGAAATTTTTGAAGCATTCTATGCGTGTTGGCATGAGGTTTGCTGAACTCAACCAAGGAGCTGCAACTCAAGACTGA